Proteins encoded by one window of Cannabis sativa cultivar Pink pepper isolate KNU-18-1 chromosome 4, ASM2916894v1, whole genome shotgun sequence:
- the LOC133036527 gene encoding uncharacterized protein LOC133036527, which produces MCAYCAEQVTWKNDDCGEDGEAARVVHSLLRCRFEFMSHCNLHFLETFVLNQMCVVQFSDDVVCFTLSQMVVPLLDIESASHWFAANVSMDNTTVEIRDSLSSAMHKRSRRSTCVEMLQTLDQLFAPVKPGDLNFSEFVIISSSKDYPQQQNGHDCGMFVMKYMESLFEENEIMEEVM; this is translated from the exons ATGTGTGCTTATTGTGCAGAGCAAGTTACTTGGAAGAACGATGACTGTGGAGAGGATGGCGAAGCAGCAAGAGTGGTCCACTCTTTATTACGATGCAGATTTGAGTTTATGTCACACTGTAATTTGCATTTTCTTGAAACTTTTGTGTTGAATCAAATGTGTGTAGTTCAATTTTCCGATGACGTTGTTTGTTTTACTTTGTCGCAGATGGTGGTCCCCCTACTGGATATCGAGAGTGCTTCGCACTGGTTTGCGGCGAATGTGAGCATGGATAATACAACAGTGGAAATTAGGGACTCGTTGTCTTCTGCAATGCATAAGAGGTCACGTCGGAGCACCTGCGTAGAGATG CTCCAGACTTTGGACCAATTGTTTGCCCCTGTCAAGCCAGGAGACCTGAATTTCAGCGAATTTGTAATTATTTCTTCAAGCAAGGACTACCCACAACAACAAAATGGCCACGATTGTGGAATGTTTGTAATGAAGTACATGGAATCACTATTCGAGGAAAATgaaataatggaagaggtaatgtaA
- the LOC115713615 gene encoding protein FAR1-RELATED SEQUENCE 6-like — MEESLEILSMEQSSNTKEEEVEIFHSRTSLIEWTKDKGKQHGIIIVIKRSDSGESRKARIKFACERSGSYRQQMKTIEGKKRKIDRRTSTKKCGCPFLLSAQKLATADDWTLTVVCGFHNHSIAKHLEGHSFAGRLTLEETKILVDMSKCNIMPREILAVIKEKNKCNVSTIRTIYNARQKHRIREKAGRSQMQQLMRKLSEHNYIEWHRYEKDTNTVRDIFWAHPFGVDLLHIFPHVLVMDCTYKTNRYRLPLLEIVGVTSTEYTFSIAFVFLNSEQEDNYTWALDRLKTMMGIDFLPNVIVTDRELALINAIEKVFPAAKHLLCRYHISNNVLTKCRKKFESKEKWDNFLSDWNILTLSSSESEYNKRLKALEENYGRYSQAIDYVKDVWLNKYKEKFVSAWTNLVMHFGTTTTNRVESAHAKLKRYLRSSQGNFETSWSTIHNLLELQHTEIKASFEKSLTTVQHNFKPTLFKELRGFISRCALDKVFQESKRGDWVGFDIHACGCVIRRTHGLPCAHEINEYQLEGRAIPLACINSYWRKLDLVKSTKNEANEISCDAEIELFLRRFQEVDIPTKLHLQRKLRELAEPSTTFLVEPEVKMNTRGRPPSKFDHSTRQDPSAFEYVSAKYDKSFISSNLNTKNKDVRQNTSQHSQSYLKSLPCELKPYIRFVKDVESDGNCGFRAIADLMGMGEDSWMQVRKDLKSELVSHRNDYNLLYGCPDRVDELLHILSYFKSYPSFKYWMTMPDMGHIIASRYNIVLVHLSIQQCLTFFPLRSNPLPAILHKIITIGFVNNNHFIEVFMQHNSPIPPVATNWVRYLYSCAEGWQTPYEVRMRVFRDLVGKEVATQETINLDTP; from the exons ATGGAAGAGAGTTTGGAAATTTTATCAATGGAGCAATCTTCTAATACAAAa GAAGAAGAAGTTGAA ATTTTTCATTCGAGAACATCTCTTATTGAATGGACCAAAGATAAAGGAAAGCAACATGGAATTATTATAGTAATTAAGAGATCTGATTCAGGTGAAAGTCGAAAAGCAAGAATTAAATTTGCTTGTGAAAGGAGTGGCAGCTATCGACAACAGATGAAGACAATTGaaggaaaaaagagaaaaattgaTAGGAGAACATCGacaaaaaaatgtggttgtccATTTTTATTGAGTGCACAAAAATTAGCAACAGCTGATGATTGGACACTCACAGTCGTGTGTGGATTTCATAACCATTCAATTGCAAAACATCTCGAAGGACATTCTTTCGCCGGGAGGTTGACTCTGGAAGAGACAAAGATATTAGTTGATATGTCAAAGTGTAATATCATGCCAAGAGAAATTCTAGCTGTgatcaaagaaaaaaataaatgtaatgtctCAACGATAAGGACAATATACAATGCAAGACAAAAACACAGAATTCGAGAAAAGGCAGGCAGATCCCAAATGCAACAATTGATGAGAAAGCTAAGTGAGCATAACTATATCGAGTGGCATAGATATGAAAAAGATACTAATACAGTTAGAGATATATTTTGGGCACATCCATTCGGAGTTGATTTACTTCATATTTTTCCTCATGTATTAGTTATGGATTGCACTTACAAGACTAACAGGTATCGTCTTCCTTTGTTAGAGATTGTTGGAGTTACATCGACTGAATACACATTCTCTATTGCGTTTGTTTTTCTTAATTCAGAACAAGAGGATAACTACACATGGGCATTGGATAGATTAAAAACTATGATGGGCATTGACTTTCTTCCTAATGTAATTGTCACAGATAGAGAATTGGCGTTAATCAATGCTATTGAAAAGGTCTTCCCTGCTGCAAAACATCTTTTGTGCCGATATCATATATCTAATAATGTGTTGACTAAATGTCGAAAAAAATTTGAGTCAAAAGAAAAGTGGGATAATTTTCTTTCTGATTGGAACATACTCACTTTATCATCATCAGAAAGTGAGTATAATAAGAGACTCAAAGCACTTGAAGAAAATTATGGTAGATATTCACAAGCAATTGATTATGTCAAAGATGTGTGGTTgaataaatataaagaaaaatttgtTTCTGCATGGACAAATTTAGTAATGCATTTTGGCACTACTACTACAAATAG GGTAGAAAGTGCACATGCAAAGCTAAAGAGATACTTACGCTCATCACAAGGAAATTTTGAGACTTCATGGTCTACAATACATAATTTACTAGAGCTACAACACACAGAGATAAAAGCGTCGTTTGAGAAAAGTTTGACGACTGTTCAACATAATTTTAAGCCTACATTATTCAAAGAATTGAGAGGATTTATTTCAAGATGTGCCCTTGATAAGGTATTTCAAGAGTCAAAGCGAGGTGATTGGGTTGGATTTGATATTCATGCTTGTGGGTGTGTTATTCGTCGCACGCATGGATTGCCATGTGCCCATGAGATTAATGAATATCAGTTAGAAGGACGAGCTATTCCCTTAGCATGTATAAACTCTTATTGGAGGAAGCTTGACTTGGTAAAATCTACCAAAAATGAAGCTAACGAAATAAGTTGTGATGCAGAGATTGAATTATTTCTTAGACGGTTTCAAGAGGTCGATATTCCTACTAAATTACACTTACAAAGAAAGTTAAGGGAGTTAGCTGAACCATCAACAACTTTTCTTGTTGAACCAGAGGTGAAAATGAATACACGTGGTCGACCACCTTCAAAATTTGATCATTCTACTCGTCAAGATCCATCTGCTTTTGAATATGTTTCTGCTAAATACGATAAATCTTTTATTTCTTCTAATTTGAATACGAAGAATAAAGATGTACGTCAGAACACTTCACAGCACTCACAATCATATCTAAAGTCATTACCATGTGAGTTGAAACCATACATTCGTTTTGTTAAAGATGTAGAAAGTGATGGAAATTGTGGTTTTCGAGCTATTGCAGACTTGATGGGCATGGGTGAGGATAGTTGGATGCAAGTTAGAAAAGACTTAAAGAGTGAATTAGTTTCTCATAGAAATGACTATAATTTACTTTATGGTTGTCCTGATAGAGTGGATGAACTACTTcatattttatcatattttaaGAGCTACCCAAGCTTTAAATATTGGATGACCATGCCTGATATGGGACACATTATAGCTTCTCGTTATAATATTGTCTTAGTGCACTTATCAATACAACAATGTCTGACATTTTTCCCACTTAGATCTAATCCTTTGCCAGCTATTTTACACAAAATCATTACAATTGGTTTCGTCAATAATAATCACTTCATTGAG GTATTCATGCAACATAATTCTCCAATACCGCCTGTTGCTACTAATTGGGTTAGGTACCTCTATTCATGTGCAGAAGGATGGCAAACTCCTTATGAAGTACGAATGAGAGTATTTCGTGACTTAGTTGGGAAAGAAGTAGCAACACAAGAGACTATTAATTTAGATACtccataa